Genomic segment of Caproiciproducens sp. NJN-50:
GTTTCAAAGGAAAACCGTGTTTTCCTTTGAAGTCTTCCCTCCGAAAAAGACCGCTTCGATCGATACTATCTATAACGCTCTGCAGAAAATGCGCGGGCTTTCCCCCGATTTTATCAGCGTCACCTACGGAGCGGCGGGAAGCGCCGGCGATCTGACCGTGAAAATCGCTTCCGACATCCGGACCCGGTACGGTTTGGAGAGTGTCGCCCATCTCCCATGCATCAATTTCACCAGGGAAAATGTGCTGGAAGTACTGAAAACCTTAAAGCAAAGCGGCATTGAAAACATTCTGGCCCTGCGAGGAGACATCAGCCCGGACAGCGCTCCCCAAACGGATTTTAAACATGCAAGCGACCTGATTGCGTTCATAAAGGAAAACGGAAACTTCAATGTCATCGGGGCATGCTACCCGGAAGGGCATCCTGAGTCGGGAGGGCTTGTCAGGGACATTCAAAACCTGAAAATAAAGGTCGACGCGGGTACGGATCAGCTGATTTCCCAGCTTTTTTTCGATAACAGCTGTTTTTATTCTTTTTTGGAACGCACCGAGATTGCAGGGATTCACGTCCCGATCCAGGCGGGGATCATGCCGGTGACGAACAAAAAGCAGATCGAACGAATGGTTTCTCTCTGCGGAGCGGCACTTCCGAAAAAGTTCGAGACGATCATGGAAAAGTACGGAAGCGACCCGGCTGCGATGCGCGACGCGGGAATCGCGTACGCCATTGACCAGATCGTGGACCTTATCGCGCAGGGGGTGGACGGCATCCACCTGTATACGATGAACAACTCCTACGTTGCGTCGAAAATCAGTGAAGCGGTGTCCAGCCTTCTGAAAGCGAATCAAATTTCAGCGTAAAAGATGAAGCTTTTACCGTCCGCAAATTTTTTCTTGACATTTATCGGCGAATCCGTTATAATTGCCGTAACGCGATTTCAAATGTAAGCATATATAAATAATATGTTTTAACGACTGACCGGAAAACCGGAGGCCGGGCACTGGTACCTCGTACTTTGCCCGGCGTTTTTTATAACGGCTTTGGAAGGATAAGGAGAGATACAGGATGAAGTGCATGGCTGCTGTTTCAGGACGGAAAAACAATATGATGTGCATGATGTGCTGTATGCGAATGTCTAAAACGGGCAATTCGTTTCACTTGTTATGTCCAAGGTTAAATTGATGATGGATTCCGTATGCCGCACAGGGATGTAAAGCATATGAAAGCTCATGGGTCAATTGGCCTGTGAGCTTTTTTTCATCCATGAAACCGAGCTATTCGAAAAGGGCGGTGAATGCCATGCTGGAAAAGGATACTGGTTGTCATAACGCGGAGATTTATCAAAAATTGTTGGAGTACATAAAAGATATCCGATACGGTTCTATCGTAGTGGTGATCCAGGACGGCAAAATAGTCCAGATCGAAAAAAACGAGAAAGTGAGATTTATTTAAAAAAATCGAAACGGACTGACCGGAAAACCGGAGGTCGGGTTGGGCTGAAAAACGCCTGGCCCGGCCATTTTTATTTTCAACTTGGACAGAAGAGGGTGGTATGAAATGAAAGAGAAATTCTTAGAGAACGAAGAGCTGCTGCGCATTGCGAAAACGCATCCCTGTTTAAGCCGGGAGGCGAACACAGCGTTTGGAAGGCTGCATCTGCCGGTCAGCCCGGCGTGCAATATCCAGTGCCGGTTTTGCAGCCGTTCGCTCAATAAAACGGAACAGCGTCCGGGCGTGACCGCGCAGGTGCTTCAGCCCGAACAGGCGGTGGAAAAAGTCCGGCAGGCGCTTGAGCTTTGCCCGCAGATCACCGTCGCGGGCATTGCGGGCCCGGGCGACACGCTCGCGACAGATTCTGCCCTGCGCACTTTCCGGCTGGTACATGAAGCTTACCCGGAGCTGACTCTCTGCCTTTCTACCAACGGGCTGATGCTTCCGGATTACGCACAGGAGTTGTACGACGCGGGTGTCAGGACGATTACCGTTACGGTAAACGCCGTAGACCCAGAGATCCAGGCGAAGATCATTTCTTACATCGTCTATCAGGGAATCCGCTATGTGGGCAGGGAGGCGGCGTCCATCCTGATCCGGCGCCAGCTGGAGGGGATCCGGAAAGTCAGCGGCCTGGGAGTCATTACAAAAGTCAATACCGTTCTGATTCCGGGCGTCAACGGCCATCACATCGGAACCGTTGCAAAGGCGGTGCGGGAAGCGGGCGCCAATATCTACAACATGATCCCGCTGATCCCGCAGCATGATTTCTCAGATTATCCCGCTCCGTCCTGTTTGCAGATTGAGGCGGCCAGAGCCTCGGCGGAAAAATATATTCCTGTTTTCCGGCATTGCCAGCATTGCCGGGCCGACGCCTGCGGGATTCCCGGAAAAGGGGATCTGTCTTCGAGACTATACGGGGAAGTCTGCGCGGAAACCTTTTCCCACGGATGATCTGACACGAAGCCCGGGAAGGAAGAAAAATATGACGATAAAAGTGGCCGTTACGAGCAGCGACGGCAAAAGGATCGACCAGCACTTTGGGCATTGCATGAACTTTTCAATTGCCGAGATCAATCAGGAGGATTCTTCCTGGAAAATGGTTGACAGCCGCAAAACGGCCCGGACCTGCCATGAATTTTCACATGACGCGGAACAGGTCGAGCAGGTTGTTGATTCCCTGTCGGACTGCGATTATCTGCTTACATACCGCATTGGATATTATCCCAATCTTCTGTTTTCATCAAAAGGAATTCAATGCGTGGAAACTCCAACGGAAGAGCCCGTCACGATCGAGCAAGGCATAGCGCGGCTGCTTTCTATAACTCAATCGATGAAATAAATTTTCAAATTAATACAATTCCTGAAAGGGTGAGCTTATAATACTATGAGTTTAAATCTGGCAAACGCGGAAGTTGAAGTCCGGGAAAGAAGGCTGCATTCCATCGTATCCTATCATGGAACGGCGGTGGACCTGAACGAACGGTCGAAAACAAAGTCCTTACCCTGCGGCGGGCTGTCCTATGAGCAATGCAAGGACTGCTCGCAGGGATGCGCCGAATCCATCACGTACCTCATCAGGGACGCGGCTGTCGTCGTGCACTCCCCCGTCGGCTGCTGCAGCCGCGGAGCGTCTTATTTCATTCAGGGCGACGTCGTCAACAGGGCAAGGGGATTGCCCGCGCAGAACGTAAACATCATCTGTTCCAACATCCAGGAAAAAGACACCATATACGGCGGCCTTGAAAAACTTCGAAACGCAGTTCATGAGGCATACGGAAGATTCCATCCTTCCGCAATATTCGTGCATTCTTCCTGTGCGGCCGGAATCGTCGGTGACGACATCGACAGCGAGGCGGACGCCCTTCAGGACGAACTCGGCATTCCGGTTGTACCGATTTTCTGCGAAGGCTTTAAATCAAGGATATGGTCCACCGGATTCGACGCGGGATTTCACGGCATACTCCGCAAGATCGTAAAGCCGCCCAGAAAAAAGGATGAAAATCTAATCAATATTTTTAACTTTGAAGGAAGCGATACCTTCGGCCCGCTCCTGGAGAAAATCGGGCTGCGGGCAAATTATCTGGTCCCCCTGGCGACGGTGGAAACGCTTTCGAGAATGTCGGAAGCGGCCTGCTCCGCGCATATCTGCGAGACGCTGGCTACCTACGTCGCACATGCTCTGGAAGAAAAATACGGCGTGCCCGAAGTGAAAGCCCCCGCTCCTTTCGGAATCGAATGGACGGATCAATGGCTCAGGGAGATCGCAAAATATACCCATAAAGAAGAGCTCGCGGAAAAGGCCATTGCGTCGGAGCATCAGAGGATCTTGCCTGAGCTTCAGAAAATCAGGCAAAAGCTCGCAGGAAAAAACGTTTATGTGTTTGCGGGAGATTCGTTTGCCCACAGCATTGCGAATATGGCGAACGACCTGAATCTCAAACTGCTTGGGGTCACCACCCTGCACCATGACCAGGCGACCGACGGAAATCTGGAAAGCCTGAACACGCTGGATCAATATATTAAAAGCAGAGGCGATATCGGCTTCTTTACCGTCTGCAACAAGCAGCCTTATCAAATGGTAAAAATACTGAAAAAGCTTCATCCCGATTTATTGATCGTCCGTCACGCGAACATGACGATCCTTGGCACAAAGCTGGGCATACCCACCGTTCTGGAAGGCGACGTCAATATCAACGCCGGTTACGACGGGGTGATCAAATTGGGAAAAAGGCTGTATGAAGCGCTGCTGACGCGAAAAGCGATTCAAACCATTTCAGAGCATGTGGAGTGGCCGTATACGGATTGGTGGCTGAACGAGGAAAATCCTTTCTACTTTGAAGGGGGAAAAGAAGCATGAGTGCGATCATCGAACAGCCGAGGTATACCTGTGCGCTGGGGTCGCAGCAGACCGTGCTGGCGATCCCGAAGGGAATCCCGATCGTCCACGCCGGTCCGGGCTGCTCCTCTAAGATATTCCAATATGAGAACCTGGACGCCGGGTTCCAGGGGGAGGGCTACGCGGGAGGCGGCGCGGTTTCCTGCACGAACACAAGCGAGCAGGAAGTGGTCTTCGGAGGAGAAGAAAAATTGAAGGCGTTAGTGAGAAACACCTTCAAAATCATAAAGGGGGACTTGTTCGTTATTCTTTCGGGCTGTACCGCGGGAATCGTGGGCGACGACGTAAAACAGGTGGCGTCTCAGTTTGCGTCGCAGGGGAAACCGATTGTCGGCGTCGACACCTCGGGATTCCGGGGGAACAATTATTA
This window contains:
- a CDS encoding YezD family protein; this translates as MLEKDTGCHNAEIYQKLLEYIKDIRYGSIVVVIQDGKIVQIEKNEKVRFI
- the metF gene encoding methylenetetrahydrofolate reductase [NAD(P)H], with the translated sequence MRTSELFQRKTVFSFEVFPPKKTASIDTIYNALQKMRGLSPDFISVTYGAAGSAGDLTVKIASDIRTRYGLESVAHLPCINFTRENVLEVLKTLKQSGIENILALRGDISPDSAPQTDFKHASDLIAFIKENGNFNVIGACYPEGHPESGGLVRDIQNLKIKVDAGTDQLISQLFFDNSCFYSFLERTEIAGIHVPIQAGIMPVTNKKQIERMVSLCGAALPKKFETIMEKYGSDPAAMRDAGIAYAIDQIVDLIAQGVDGIHLYTMNNSYVASKISEAVSSLLKANQISA
- a CDS encoding NifB/NifX family molybdenum-iron cluster-binding protein; amino-acid sequence: MTIKVAVTSSDGKRIDQHFGHCMNFSIAEINQEDSSWKMVDSRKTARTCHEFSHDAEQVEQVVDSLSDCDYLLTYRIGYYPNLLFSSKGIQCVETPTEEPVTIEQGIARLLSITQSMK
- a CDS encoding radical SAM protein, giving the protein MKEKFLENEELLRIAKTHPCLSREANTAFGRLHLPVSPACNIQCRFCSRSLNKTEQRPGVTAQVLQPEQAVEKVRQALELCPQITVAGIAGPGDTLATDSALRTFRLVHEAYPELTLCLSTNGLMLPDYAQELYDAGVRTITVTVNAVDPEIQAKIISYIVYQGIRYVGREAASILIRRQLEGIRKVSGLGVITKVNTVLIPGVNGHHIGTVAKAVREAGANIYNMIPLIPQHDFSDYPAPSCLQIEAARASAEKYIPVFRHCQHCRADACGIPGKGDLSSRLYGEVCAETFSHG
- a CDS encoding nitrogenase component 1: MSLNLANAEVEVRERRLHSIVSYHGTAVDLNERSKTKSLPCGGLSYEQCKDCSQGCAESITYLIRDAAVVVHSPVGCCSRGASYFIQGDVVNRARGLPAQNVNIICSNIQEKDTIYGGLEKLRNAVHEAYGRFHPSAIFVHSSCAAGIVGDDIDSEADALQDELGIPVVPIFCEGFKSRIWSTGFDAGFHGILRKIVKPPRKKDENLINIFNFEGSDTFGPLLEKIGLRANYLVPLATVETLSRMSEAACSAHICETLATYVAHALEEKYGVPEVKAPAPFGIEWTDQWLREIAKYTHKEELAEKAIASEHQRILPELQKIRQKLAGKNVYVFAGDSFAHSIANMANDLNLKLLGVTTLHHDQATDGNLESLNTLDQYIKSRGDIGFFTVCNKQPYQMVKILKKLHPDLLIVRHANMTILGTKLGIPTVLEGDVNINAGYDGVIKLGKRLYEALLTRKAIQTISEHVEWPYTDWWLNEENPFYFEGGKEA